The genomic segment CCTTCGCCAGGGCATGGCCGATGCCGCCGCCGGCGCCGGTGAGAAGAACGGTCGATCCGTTGATGTCCATGGGGGCCATCCTCCACTACTGTTCGTTCGAACGAACAGTACTTGCGGGCGAAAGGACAGAACGATGGCCGATTCCGCACGCACGAGCCTGACGGCGCAGAGCGCGGCCCTGCGCGGCGGGCACATCTCGTCCCGGGCCCTCGTCGAAGAGGCCCTCGCACGCATCGAGGCGACCCAGCCGACCCTGAACGCGTTCCGCCGGGTACGCACCGCCGCAGCTCTGGCGGAAGCCGATACGGCCGACCGGCAGCTCGCCGCCGGCCACCGTCTGCCGCTGCTCGGTGTCCCGATCGCCGTCAAGGACGACACCGACGTGGCGGGCGAGCCCACCGCCTTCGGCTGCGCCGGTGACTTCCCCGCCAAGACCACCGATGCGGAGGCGGTGCGCCGGCTCAGGGCCGCCGGAGCGATCATCGTCGGCAAGACCAACAGCCCCGAGCTGGGGCAGTGGCCGTTCACCGAGGGAGCCGCGTTCGGCGCCACCCGCAATCCGTGGAACCAGGATCACACCCCGGGCGGCTCGTCCGGCGGGTCGGCCGCCGCCGTCGCGGCCGGCCTGGTCGCCGCGGCCCTCGGCTCCGATGGAGCCGGCTCCGTCCGCATCCCCGCCGCATGGACCCACCTGGTCGGCATCAAACCGCAGCGCGGCCGGATCTCCACCTGGCCTGACCCCGAATCCTTCAACGGATTGACGGTGTTCGGCACGCTCGCCCGCACCGTGGCCGACGCGGCACTCCTCCTGGACGCGGCGGCCGGCAACCACTCCCGCGACCGCCACCAGCCCCCGCACACCGAAATGGCGCCCGCCGCGGGCCGCGACCCCGGCAGGCTGCGCATCGCGCTGTCGCTGCGCAGCGCCTTCGCCGCCACGCGCACCCCGCTGCATCCCGAGGCCCGCAGCGCCACCCTGCGGCTGGCCGGGACACTGACCGCACTCGGCCACGACGTCATCGAAGCGGAACCCCACTTCGGTCTGATCGGACTGACCCAGGTACCGCGGGCGACGGCCGGCGTCCACGCCTGGAGCCGGCGCGCACCCGACCGTGCCCTCCTCGATCCCCGCACCCGCAGCAACGCCCGCCTCGGCCAGGTCCTCGCCGGCCCGGCACTGCGCGCGGCGCGCAGCACCGAGGGGCTGCTGCAACGGCGGGTCGGTGCGATCTTCCGACGCGTGGACGTGATCCTCACCCCCACCACGGCCACCCCTCCGCCACGCATCGGCGCCAGCGCGGGCCTCTCCAACGGCCGGACCAACCGGTCCATGATCGCCGCCTGTCCCTACGCCTGGCCCTGGAACGTCCTGGGCTGGCCCGCCATCAGCGTCCCTGCCGGATTCACCACCGGCGGACTGCCGATGGGGGCTCAGCTGCTCGGTCCCGCGGACAGCGAGCCCCTCCTGATCTCACTCGCCGCCCAACTGGAGGACGACCAGCGATGGCACGAGCACTGGCCCGCCCCACCCGGTGCCAGGGCGAACTCCCCGCACCGTCCCGCCACAGACGACACCGCAGCGGATGGCCTGACCAACGGGCCGACCATGGGACGATGAGCACATGCCGAATCCCACCCCGACGCGTGAACGCATCGTCGAGGCCACGCTGCGGATCATCGGCCAGGACGGCGTCGCCGCGGTCACCAACCGCCGCATCGCCAAGGAGGCGGGCGTCTCCCTCGGCTCGATCACCTATCACTTCGCCACCCAGCACGACCTGCTGCGCGAAAGCCTGCGCTCCTTCGTCGACCAGGAGACCCGCCGCTTCACCGACCTCGCCGCACGTCACATCACCGACTGCGTCACCGCGGAACAGGCCGCCACCATCGTCGGCCAGGTGTCCGCGGACACCGCCTTCGACAGCGAGCACATCGCCCCCTTCGAGCTCTACATCCACGCCGGCCGGGACCCCCAGCTGCGCCCGGCCGCCGCGGAATGCTTCACCGCCTACGACCAGCTGGCCGCCTCCATCCTCGGCGGCCTCGGCGTACCGGACCCCGAACGCCTGGCCGGCCCCGTCGTCGCACTCGTCGTCGGCCTCCAGCTACGCCGGCTGGCCACCGGCTCCACCTCCGACGACCTCGTCACCGCGCTGCTGCTGCTCACCGGTGCTTCCACGCCCGGACCCTGAGCGCTCTCCGCCGACCACCGCACCGAACGGCAGGTGGTGTCGCGCCGTGCCGCGGCCCGGGCCGCCTGCGACACTCGCGGGTACCGACCAACCCGGGGAGACGGCATGACTGCTGACGTAGTGGCTCCGACGAGGCGATCCCTGCACGGCATCGCCGAGCTGGTACTGGCCGGGCCGCAATACCGGGAGGTCGGTCGCATCCGGCTGCGGATCGTCGGGGACGGTTT from the Streptomyces sp. RKAG293 genome contains:
- a CDS encoding amidase, with amino-acid sequence MADSARTSLTAQSAALRGGHISSRALVEEALARIEATQPTLNAFRRVRTAAALAEADTADRQLAAGHRLPLLGVPIAVKDDTDVAGEPTAFGCAGDFPAKTTDAEAVRRLRAAGAIIVGKTNSPELGQWPFTEGAAFGATRNPWNQDHTPGGSSGGSAAAVAAGLVAAALGSDGAGSVRIPAAWTHLVGIKPQRGRISTWPDPESFNGLTVFGTLARTVADAALLLDAAAGNHSRDRHQPPHTEMAPAAGRDPGRLRIALSLRSAFAATRTPLHPEARSATLRLAGTLTALGHDVIEAEPHFGLIGLTQVPRATAGVHAWSRRAPDRALLDPRTRSNARLGQVLAGPALRAARSTEGLLQRRVGAIFRRVDVILTPTTATPPPRIGASAGLSNGRTNRSMIAACPYAWPWNVLGWPAISVPAGFTTGGLPMGAQLLGPADSEPLLISLAAQLEDDQRWHEHWPAPPGARANSPHRPATDDTAADGLTNGPTMGR
- a CDS encoding TetR/AcrR family transcriptional regulator, whose product is MPNPTPTRERIVEATLRIIGQDGVAAVTNRRIAKEAGVSLGSITYHFATQHDLLRESLRSFVDQETRRFTDLAARHITDCVTAEQAATIVGQVSADTAFDSEHIAPFELYIHAGRDPQLRPAAAECFTAYDQLAASILGGLGVPDPERLAGPVVALVVGLQLRRLATGSTSDDLVTALLLLTGASTPGP